DNA from Lagenorhynchus albirostris chromosome 15, mLagAlb1.1, whole genome shotgun sequence:
TCGTGGCACCAGCTGGTAAATACTCTGCTGTCCGTCCCTCAAACCCTCAGCAGCCGTGGGCGTGAGGGAGGGTTCTCTCTCCCCCAGTTGGGAGTGTTGAAAACACAGCGGGGAGCCCCCGGGAAGGGTCCCTGGTAAATGGGGGAGTCGCCGCTCTTCTCTTGCTGCTGAAGTCGCCCACGCACCATCCGGGGAGTCCTGTGGGAAGggagcagagatttttttttccccgtaTCCTTGCTGCTTAGTACGTGGGCGCTGCCAGTGAGCTGGCTCAGGGAAGGGGGGCGAGGAGGCACCGGGGGAGCAAGGGTTGCAGGCGTTTTCCCATTTACACGACTCCAGAGATCGGCACATCTTCCTCCTTTGCTCCTAAACGTCCCTTTTCAGGGTAAGGTTAGGGGGATAAGGGAAGCCCCGGCTTTCCTGATtaaaggtgggggaagggaatatAAAATCAGAGAGCGGAAAATTCTTACAGAAACCCTCTCTTTCTTTGGTCACTTCTATTTTTTCACAGTCTCCGGCAGCACTTCGGTCATGAAATCGCTCAGGTTGCCGGCTCCTGtcctcctctgcttccttctaCTGACCAAGGGGTTGGGAGCAGCGCCCCCGGGGCACCCTGAGGCTCAGCCACCTCCCCCCAGCTCTGAGCATAAAGAGCCGGTAGCCGGGGACGCAGTGCTCGGGCCGAAGGATGTTAGCGCCCCAGAGGTCCGAGCCGCTAGGAATTCAGAGCCGCAGGACGAGGGAGAGCTTTTCCAGGGCGTGGATCCCCGGGCGCTGGCCGCGGTGCTGCTGCAGGCACTCGACCGCCCGGCCTCGCCCCCAGCGCCTGGCGGCTCCCAGCAGCGGCCAGAGGAAGAAGCAGCAGAAGCTCTGCTGACCGAGACCGTGCGCAGCCAGACCCACAGTCTCCCAGCGCCAGAGACCCAGGCGCCCGCGGCCCCGCCTCGCCCTCAGACTCAGGAGAATGGTCCCGAGGCGGCCGACCCCTCCGAGGAGCTCGAGGCGCTAGCTTCCCTGCTTCAGGAACTGCGAGATTTCAGTCCGAGCAGTGCCAAGCGCCAGCAAGAGACGGCGGCAGCAGAGACGGAAACCCGCACGCACACGCTGACCCGAGTCAACCTGGAGAGCCCCGGGCCGGAGCGCGTGTGGCGGGCTTCCTGGGGAGAGTTCCAGGCGCGCGTCCCGGAGCGCGCGGCCCTGCCGCCGCCTGCTCCCCCGCAATTCCAGGCGCGTATGCCCGAGAGCGGGCCCCTTCCCGAAGCCCACCAGTTCGGGGAAGGAGTGTcctcccccaaaacacacctAGGTGAGGCACTGGCACCCTTGTCCAAGGCGTACCAAGGCCTGGGCGCTCCCTTTACCAAGGCGCGCCGGCCGGAGACCTCACTCCTGGGCGGCTCTGAGGCGGGAGAGCGCCTTCTACAGCAAGGGCTGGCGCAGGTGGAAGCCGGGCGGCGGCAGGCGGAGGCCACACGGCAGGCCGCGGCCCAGGAAGAGCGGCTGGCCGACCTCGCCTCCGACCTGCTGCTCCAGTATTTGCTGCAGGGCGGGGCTCGGCAGCGCGGCCTGGGGGGTCGGGGGCTGCAGCAGGAGGAGGAGCGAGAGACCGAGAGGGGGCAGGAGGCGGCGGAGCAGGAGAGACGCGGCGGGGAGGAGAGGGCGGGGGAAGAGGATGAGGAggcggcggaggcggaggcggaggcggaggagGCGGAGAGGGCGCGACAGAACGCTCTACTGTTCGCCGAGGAGGAGGACGGAGAAGCCGGAGCCGAAGACAAGCGCTCCCAGGAGGAGACGCCCGGCCACCGACGAAAGGAGGCcgagggggcagaggagggcgGGGAGGAGGACGACGACGACGAAGAGATGGACCCGCAGACAATCGATAGCCTCATTGAGCTGTCCACCAAACTCCACCTGCCAGCGGACGACGTGGTCAGCATCATCGAGGAGGTGGAAGAGAAGCGGAAGCGGAAGAAGAACGCCCCTCCCGAGCCTGTGCCGCCCCCCCGGGCCGCCCCCGTCCCCACTCACGCCCGCTCCCCgcagccccagcccctctccccagccccggcTCGGGACGAGCTGCCCGACTGGAACGAGGTGCTCCCGCCCTGGGATCGGGAGGAGGACGAGGTGTTTCCCCCGGGGCCCTACCACCCTTTTCCCAACTACATCCGGCCGCGAACACTGCAGCCACCCGCTGCCTCGCGCCGCCGCCACTACCACCACGCCCTGCCGCCTTCGAGCCACTATCCCGACAGGGAGGCCCAGGCGCGGCGCGCTCAGGAGCAGGCGGAGGCAGAGGAGCGCCGGCTGCAGGAGCAGGAAGAGCTGGAGAATTACATCGAGCACGTGCTGCTCAGGCGCCCGTGACCGGCCCCGCCCCCACGCGCCACCGCGCGCGTCGCCACCCCCCTCCGTGTCGCTCCTTTTCCCCTCTCAGTGTTTGCATGCGCCCGGCCCCGCCCTCGGCCaccgcccagccccgccccgtCCACCCCTCCGCCCGCgggccgccccgcccccgggctACGCCGGGACCTGTCAGACCTCTTCGTGCGTCGGAAGCCCGAAATCCCAAACTCACTCACGGGTGTCTCGGGGCCAGCAGGGGGGGGCGGGTAGTTTGTGCGAGTTCCCTGCCCCCGCGGGGCCCCGTCCCCACCTAGTCCCTCTCGGGATGTCCCGGTCTGAAACCGGAAAAAGGATTTCCAGTTAACTGTGTGAAGAAGTGTCTGTCTCCCGCCCTTTGGGCCTCCCAAGAGCCTCTCCACCCTCTCCGGATCGCTGTGAATTTACCCCTTCTTTCCCTACTCTGTTGTAAATACCCCTCACGGAGGAAATAGTTTTGCTAAGAAATAAAAGTGACTATTTTATTAGGACTTTGTTCTCGGTTATTCACCCGTCCCCTTGGGCCTGCGTGGTCCTTCCCAAGGGGCGGTGAGGGAAGCGCCATCCACAACACCCATCTCCTGCTCAACAGCGAAGGTTGAGTGACAGAACCTCTTTCAACCGTATTCGGCGTGGGGGAGGGGGCGTAGAATAGGCTCACATCCTTTAGGAAACCCTAAATTCCACTTCCAGCTTGGGGGTTAAAGTCACaggtccccaggccctggcagagaGATGCAGAGCGGACACGGTGCCACAGCTCTGAGTCACCTAGTAAATCCTTCTTTGCACGATCTCAGGGCCACCTAGGCAGTGCTGGTGGCTCCCACCACCCCTGCTCCACCTTACCCACCCACCTCCCTTAACTGCTCCCTCAATTCCCTGGTCCTATGTACCTCACAAGAcatgtggggaggaggggttggCGGCCACGGAAACATCCTTTTAACTGCTTCTCAAGCCTTTTCTAAGCATAGAGGATGGGATACATCCTTGAACTCTGGAGTCTCCTCCCCAAATGAAACTAAACCAGGTGAATGACCACAAAGAAACCTCAGAGGAGTGAAACCATGTCCCCAGGAGTTGCTCCTCCCTGTCTGAAGGCAGCTCAGGGAGCTGGAGGCACCTTGGTCAGTGGTCACTGAGGTCAGAGAGACACTGAGCTCACAAATCTGTTCGGGGGGAGGGCGCTGCCAGgtaaaatacaggacactcagtcaaatttgcatttcagataaacaatgaatacatTTGCACAGGACACACTTATCCTAAAAACATTATTCATTATCATAACAAATTGAACTGggtatcttcattttttttggggggggcttaaatctggcaaccctagttCCAGGGATGAGTGGAACGGGCAGTGTTGCTTTCCCGTCCTGACTGATCGCAGCAGCCCTCCTTCACAGAGCCTAAGCCAGGCAAAGTCCAGAaatgcttttccttttattttagaggaaaagaaaacaaaatcagacactttccccaccccacccacttaGCTCCTGCCTCACCGGGAACTCGGAGTGAAGGAGGGACAGGGCCCAGTCTTCTGTAAagcctacccttcccccagccctccctTTCCTC
Protein-coding regions in this window:
- the VGF gene encoding neurosecretory protein VGF, which codes for MKSLRLPAPVLLCFLLLTKGLGAAPPGHPEAQPPPPSSEHKEPVAGDAVLGPKDVSAPEVRAARNSEPQDEGELFQGVDPRALAAVLLQALDRPASPPAPGGSQQRPEEEAAEALLTETVRSQTHSLPAPETQAPAAPPRPQTQENGPEAADPSEELEALASLLQELRDFSPSSAKRQQETAAAETETRTHTLTRVNLESPGPERVWRASWGEFQARVPERAALPPPAPPQFQARMPESGPLPEAHQFGEGVSSPKTHLGEALAPLSKAYQGLGAPFTKARRPETSLLGGSEAGERLLQQGLAQVEAGRRQAEATRQAAAQEERLADLASDLLLQYLLQGGARQRGLGGRGLQQEEERETERGQEAAEQERRGGEERAGEEDEEAAEAEAEAEEAERARQNALLFAEEEDGEAGAEDKRSQEETPGHRRKEAEGAEEGGEEDDDDEEMDPQTIDSLIELSTKLHLPADDVVSIIEEVEEKRKRKKNAPPEPVPPPRAAPVPTHARSPQPQPLSPAPARDELPDWNEVLPPWDREEDEVFPPGPYHPFPNYIRPRTLQPPAASRRRHYHHALPPSSHYPDREAQARRAQEQAEAEERRLQEQEELENYIEHVLLRRP